Proteins found in one Buchnera aphidicola str. G002 (Myzus persicae) genomic segment:
- the lpcA gene encoding D-sedoheptulose 7-phosphate isomerase, whose amino-acid sequence MYKKIILSELDTALKILKNFLKDEKQIYNIQKSAILISEAFKSGNKVISCGNGGSNCDAIHFAEELTSLYREKRSGYPAISISDASYISAVSNDFGYDQIFSRFIESVGCPNDVLLAISTSGKSSNIIKAIKSAQKKNMKVIVLTGNNGGQIKGSSDIEICIPYSGYSDRIQEMHIKVIHILILIIEQEMNKSSNKILS is encoded by the coding sequence ATGTATAAAAAAATAATTCTTTCTGAATTAGATACTGCATTAAAAATATTGAAAAATTTTTTAAAAGATGAAAAACAAATATATAACATTCAAAAATCTGCTATTTTAATTTCAGAAGCTTTTAAAAGTGGTAATAAAGTAATATCTTGTGGTAATGGAGGTTCAAATTGCGATGCAATTCATTTCGCAGAAGAATTGACTAGTTTGTATAGAGAAAAAAGATCTGGATATCCAGCAATTTCTATTTCTGATGCTAGCTATATTTCAGCAGTGAGCAATGATTTTGGATATGATCAAATTTTTTCACGTTTTATTGAAAGTGTAGGATGTCCAAACGATGTACTATTAGCAATTTCTACTTCCGGAAAATCATCAAATATAATAAAAGCAATCAAATCAGCACAAAAAAAAAATATGAAAGTTATTGTTTTAACAGGTAACAATGGAGGACAAATAAAAGGATCATCTGATATAGAAATTTGTATACCTTATTCTGGATACTCAGATCGTATACAAGAAATGCATATTAAAGTTATTCATATATTAATATTAATTATTGAACAAGAAATGAATAAATCATCAAACAAAATATTATCTTAA
- the gpt gene encoding xanthine phosphoribosyltransferase, with protein sequence MSEKYIVTWDMLQIYTRKLANRLLKKHSWNGIIAVSRGGLVPTALLARELGIRCVDTVCISSYNDDCLKKNRKIIKKAEGNGEQIIVIDDLVDTGGTAKIIRNLYPKAHFATIFAKPMGRLLVDDYIIDIPQNVWIEQPWDMSISYIPPLVQN encoded by the coding sequence ATGAGTGAGAAATACATTGTTACCTGGGATATGCTTCAAATTTATACTAGAAAATTAGCTAATCGGTTACTAAAAAAACATTCTTGGAATGGAATAATTGCGGTAAGTCGAGGAGGTCTGGTTCCAACAGCTTTATTAGCAAGAGAACTAGGCATTCGGTGTGTTGATACTGTATGTATTTCAAGTTACAATGACGATTGTTTGAAGAAAAATAGAAAAATAATTAAAAAAGCAGAAGGTAATGGAGAACAAATTATCGTAATAGATGATCTTGTAGATACTGGTGGAACTGCAAAAATTATCCGTAATTTATATCCGAAAGCGCATTTTGCAACTATTTTTGCTAAACCTATGGGTCGTCTACTAGTTGATGACTATATTATAGATATTCCTCAAAATGTATGGATCGAACAACCGTGGGATATGTCAATATCTTATATTCCTCCTCTAGTTCAAAACTAA
- a CDS encoding nucleotide exchange factor GrpE, which produces MNKEEPVVEKEKKENKKNNQLIKTDLIRSLEDQLKKSEEKILEKKNQAEQEITKIFHRVNQELEKNRKFSLEKLLIDFLPISDSIERALNSIENNESDKIFIEIKNKLKIISDLLKDFFVFFHVKKIDDINVPFDPSIHQAMSIQYTNQIEPNKIVTIMQPGYILHESRLLRPAMVVVSKKKI; this is translated from the coding sequence ATGAATAAAGAAGAGCCAGTAGTAGAAAAAGAGAAAAAAGAAAATAAGAAAAATAATCAATTAATAAAAACAGATTTAATAAGATCTTTGGAAGATCAATTAAAAAAATCTGAAGAAAAAATACTAGAAAAAAAAAATCAAGCTGAACAAGAAATAACAAAAATATTCCATCGAGTAAATCAAGAACTTGAAAAAAATAGAAAGTTTTCTTTAGAAAAGTTACTTATAGATTTTCTTCCAATTTCAGATAGTATTGAACGTGCTTTAAATTCAATTGAAAATAATGAATCTGATAAAATCTTTATAGAAATCAAAAATAAATTAAAAATTATTTCTGATTTATTAAAAGATTTTTTTGTTTTTTTTCATGTAAAAAAAATAGATGATATAAATGTACCATTTGATCCATCTATACACCAAGCTATGTCTATTCAATATACGAATCAAATAGAACCAAATAAAATAGTAACAATTATGCAGCCTGGTTATATTCTTCATGAATCTCGCTTATTGCGTCCAGCTATGGTCGTAGTTTCTAAGAAAAAAATATAA
- a CDS encoding RnfH family protein: MNIIHVTVAYALPNKQYIYEVKMKLNSTVKDAILESKILNIIKNFSLHDLHVGIYNKLVHLDTKIKDGDRIEIYRNLSIDPKEWRRKKYIAIKK; encoded by the coding sequence ATGAATATCATTCATGTAACAGTCGCTTATGCTTTACCAAATAAACAGTACATTTATGAAGTAAAAATGAAATTAAATAGTACTGTAAAAGATGCTATCTTAGAATCAAAGATATTGAATATAATAAAAAATTTTTCATTACATGATCTTCATGTAGGTATTTATAATAAATTAGTACATTTAGATACTAAAATAAAAGATGGTGATCGAATTGAAATTTATAGAAATTTGTCGATAGACCCAAAAGAATGGAGACGAAAAAAATATATTGCTATTAAAAAATAA
- the smpB gene encoding SsrA-binding protein SmpB codes for MLHKKNRVNLSKIVINKKAYHNYSVEKIFESGLVLEGWEVKSIRSGKINISESYVINYLNEMYLYNALIQPLNVSSNNNYCNPMRKRKLLLHKNEINFLSIQRKNIGYTLIPLSLFWKKSWCKLEFGLAKGKNMKDKRTDAKNKEWQKEKLKILKKTNTNI; via the coding sequence ATGTTACATAAAAAAAATCGTGTAAATTTATCTAAAATTGTTATTAATAAAAAAGCATATCACAACTATTCTGTAGAAAAAATATTTGAATCTGGTTTAGTTTTAGAAGGCTGGGAAGTCAAATCCATTCGCTCAGGAAAAATAAATATTTCAGAAAGTTATGTAATTAATTATCTTAATGAGATGTATCTTTATAATGCTTTGATTCAACCTTTGAATGTATCATCAAATAATAATTATTGTAATCCTATGAGAAAAAGAAAATTGTTATTACATAAAAATGAAATCAATTTTTTATCTATACAAAGAAAAAATATAGGATATACACTCATTCCATTATCTTTATTTTGGAAAAAATCTTGGTGTAAATTAGAATTTGGATTAGCAAAAGGTAAAAATATGAAAGATAAAAGAACAGATGCTAAAAATAAAGAATGGCAAAAAGAAAAATTAAAAATTCTTAAAAAAACTAATACAAATATATAA
- the tadA gene encoding tRNA adenosine(34) deaminase TadA has protein sequence MIYNKDKNWMKIALKYAYYAQKKGEVPIGAILIFKERIIGIGWNSSITKHDPTGHAEIIALRDAGKKIKNYRLLDSTLYVTLQPCIMCCGAIINSRIKRLVFGANSLQSDQKYSLRDIFLNSQKDYKLTIKKNVMKQECANILVNFFQKKRKFNISFNK, from the coding sequence ATGATATATAATAAAGATAAAAATTGGATGAAAATTGCTTTAAAATATGCATATTATGCACAAAAAAAAGGGGAAGTCCCCATTGGTGCAATATTAATTTTTAAAGAGCGTATTATTGGAATAGGATGGAATAGTTCTATTACGAAACACGATCCTACTGGACATGCAGAAATTATAGCATTACGCGATGCAGGAAAAAAAATAAAAAATTACCGATTATTAGATAGTACATTATATGTTACTTTGCAACCATGTATTATGTGTTGTGGAGCTATTATAAATAGTCGTATAAAACGTTTAGTATTTGGAGCTAATTCTCTACAATCAGATCAAAAGTACTCTTTGAGAGATATATTTTTAAATTCTCAAAAAGACTATAAATTAACTATAAAAAAAAATGTTATGAAACAAGAATGTGCTAATATTTTAGTTAATTTTTTTCAAAAAAAAAGAAAATTCAATATTAGTTTTAATAAATAG
- the acpS gene encoding holo-ACP synthase: MSIVGVGSDIVEILRIKNIFFKYQHKFAKKILSKIEWKKYIISQNYISFLAKKFAAKEAASKALGTGINNGVTLNQLEFYNNKFGKPKLRFLKNASKKSKKMKCKSIHVSISDEKLYAYALVILES, encoded by the coding sequence ATGTCTATTGTAGGTGTCGGATCAGATATAGTAGAAATTTTACGCATTAAAAATATTTTTTTTAAATATCAACATAAATTTGCTAAAAAAATTCTATCTAAAATAGAATGGAAAAAATACATTATTAGTCAAAACTACATCAGTTTTTTAGCAAAAAAATTTGCAGCTAAAGAGGCTGCATCTAAAGCGTTAGGAACAGGAATTAATAATGGAGTAACGTTAAATCAACTAGAATTTTATAATAATAAATTTGGAAAACCAAAATTACGTTTTTTAAAAAATGCTTCAAAAAAATCTAAAAAAATGAAATGTAAATCTATACATGTAAGTATATCTGATGAAAAATTATATGCATATGCTTTAGTAATTTTAGAATCTTAA
- the era gene encoding GTPase Era produces the protein MNIKQKYCGYITIIGKANVGKSTLLNQIIGKKISIVSRKKNTTQTNIIGIKTEQCYQSIYIDTPGILFDKKNNKIKYNNNFFNVIKSSTLILFVIDRLIWTENDEIILNKIKKKRIPVIIIINKIDKIAKKNTLLPFINILKKKNDIIEIIPICAKKTKNVILIYNVIKSYLPKNPHIYSKNYVTTNSQFFTISEIIRQQLILFLGDELPTIIKVEIESFQKKENQKKEKDELHIRAIILVKNIRQKKIIIGRNGEKIKKISIMSRQNIEKEFHMKTHLLLWVKKHMFK, from the coding sequence GTGAATATAAAACAAAAATACTGTGGTTATATAACAATTATTGGAAAAGCAAATGTTGGGAAATCTACATTGCTCAATCAAATTATCGGTAAAAAAATTTCAATTGTATCAAGAAAAAAAAATACAACACAAACAAATATTATAGGAATTAAAACAGAACAATGTTATCAATCTATTTATATAGATACTCCAGGAATTTTATTTGATAAAAAAAACAATAAAATTAAATATAATAATAATTTTTTTAATGTTATAAAAAGTTCCACATTGATATTATTTGTCATAGATCGACTTATTTGGACTGAAAATGATGAAATTATTTTAAATAAAATAAAGAAAAAAAGAATTCCAGTTATAATAATTATTAATAAAATCGATAAAATTGCTAAAAAAAATACTTTATTGCCTTTTATCAATATTCTTAAAAAAAAAAATGATATAATCGAAATTATTCCTATTTGTGCAAAAAAAACAAAAAATGTTATTTTAATATATAATGTAATCAAGTCTTATCTACCAAAAAATCCACATATATATTCTAAAAATTATGTAACAACAAATTCTCAATTTTTTACAATTTCTGAAATTATTCGTCAACAATTAATACTATTTTTAGGCGATGAATTGCCTACTATTATTAAAGTTGAAATTGAATCTTTTCAAAAGAAAGAAAATCAAAAGAAAGAAAAAGATGAATTACACATAAGAGCAATAATTTTAGTAAAAAATATTAGACAAAAAAAAATTATTATTGGTCGTAATGGAGAAAAAATAAAAAAAATTAGTATAATGTCAAGACAAAATATAGAAAAAGAATTTCATATGAAAACTCATCTTCTTTTGTGGGTTAAGAAACATATGTTTAAATAA
- the rnc gene encoding ribonuclease III yields the protein MNYIITKKIQKVLGYTFTHKDLLRQALTHRSASSKHNERLEFLGDSILSFVIANALYQHFPYIDEGDMSRMRATLVRGNTLAEIAYEFDLGEYLKLGQGELKSGGFRRESILANTVEALIGSIYLDSNIKTVEELILKWYEKRLEKISPGDTQKDPKTRLQEYLQSKHLSLPTYFIVEIYGEAHNQLFTIHCKISVISEYLIGTGSSRRKAEQDAAQKALIKLGVE from the coding sequence ATGAACTATATCATAACAAAAAAAATACAAAAGGTGCTGGGATATACTTTTACTCATAAAGATCTTTTAAGACAAGCATTAACACATCGAAGCGCAAGTAGCAAACATAATGAAAGATTAGAATTTTTAGGAGATTCTATACTAAGTTTTGTAATAGCTAATGCTTTATATCAACATTTTCCATATATTGATGAAGGTGATATGAGTCGTATGAGAGCTACTTTAGTTCGCGGTAATACTTTAGCAGAAATTGCATATGAATTTGATTTGGGAGAATATTTAAAATTAGGACAAGGAGAACTAAAAAGTGGAGGTTTCCGTCGCGAATCTATTTTAGCAAATACTGTAGAAGCTCTTATTGGAAGCATTTATTTAGATAGTAACATAAAAACAGTAGAAGAATTAATATTAAAATGGTATGAAAAACGTTTAGAAAAAATAAGTCCTGGAGATACGCAAAAAGATCCCAAAACACGGTTACAAGAATATTTACAGTCAAAACATTTATCTTTACCCACATATTTCATAGTTGAAATATATGGAGAAGCTCATAATCAATTATTTACTATTCATTGTAAAATTAGTGTTATTTCAGAATATTTAATTGGTACCGGTTCGAGTAGAAGAAAAGCTGAACAAGATGCTGCACAAAAAGCATTAATTAAATTAGGTGTAGAGTGA
- the lepB gene encoding signal peptidase I, with protein MANILTIFLLISTFFTGIIWIFYRIKSIQYSFFNKKIIKKNDLYIENKIRFLESFSSFFPIFLTIFIIRSFIYEPFQIPSGSMMPTLLVGDFILVEKFSYGIKEPITQTTLIQTNKPKRGDIVVFKHPTDHNIDYIKRVIGLPGDKIKYNIKNKHIKICTNFLENKNCQEKLLISYSKTKQNNFIQKIYFLNKDNLLQKKEEYNSLYFNIVEENINNFKHNILLLNNIKSVKKDYYKQKNMPKLTWIVPQGKYFMMGDNRDNSLDSRYWGFVPEKNLVGKAVKIWMSFDKNENEWPTGIRINRIGNIY; from the coding sequence ATGGCTAATATATTAACTATTTTTTTATTAATTAGCACATTTTTTACTGGAATAATTTGGATTTTTTATCGTATTAAAAGTATTCAATATTCCTTTTTTAATAAAAAAATAATTAAAAAAAATGATTTGTATATCGAAAATAAAATACGTTTTTTAGAATCTTTCTCATCATTTTTTCCAATTTTTTTAACAATATTTATCATACGTTCATTTATCTATGAACCTTTTCAAATTCCTTCAGGTTCCATGATGCCTACTTTATTAGTAGGTGATTTTATTTTAGTAGAAAAATTTTCATACGGTATTAAAGAACCAATAACACAGACAACTTTAATACAAACTAACAAACCTAAACGTGGTGATATAGTGGTTTTTAAACATCCTACTGATCATAATATAGATTATATCAAACGTGTCATAGGATTACCCGGAGATAAAATTAAATATAATATAAAAAATAAACATATAAAAATATGTACTAATTTTTTAGAAAATAAGAATTGTCAAGAAAAATTACTGATTAGTTATTCAAAAACTAAACAAAATAATTTTATTCAAAAAATATATTTTTTAAATAAAGATAATTTACTACAAAAAAAAGAAGAATATAATTCCCTATATTTTAATATTGTTGAAGAAAATATTAACAATTTTAAACATAATATATTACTATTAAACAATATTAAAAGTGTAAAAAAAGACTATTATAAACAAAAAAACATGCCGAAATTAACTTGGATTGTTCCTCAAGGTAAATATTTTATGATGGGAGATAATCGTGATAATAGTTTAGATAGTCGTTATTGGGGTTTTGTACCTGAGAAAAACTTAGTAGGAAAAGCTGTTAAAATATGGATGAGTTTTGATAAAAATGAAAATGAATGGCCTACTGGTATACGTATAAATAGAATTGGAAATATATATTAA
- the lepA gene encoding translation elongation factor 4, giving the protein MKNIRNFSIIAHIDHGKSTLSDRLIQICGGLSEREMSNQVLDSMDLERERGITIKAQSVMIQYKNNTGNIFNLNFIDTPGHVDFSYEVSRSLSACEGALLVVDSTQGVEAQTLANCYHALEMNLEIIPVLNKIDLPNSNIEKTTKEIEDIIGISSSNIIKCSSKTGAGIKELIESIITVIPPPTGKIDTPLQALIIDSWFDNYLGVVSLIRIKNGILFEKDKIEVMSTGKNYFVDQIGIFTPKKINKKELKCGEVGWIICGIKSINAAPVGDTLTVARNPAKKRLTGFKKVKPKIYAGLFPVTSEQYETFRDALGKLSLNDSSLFYEPENSTALGFGFRCGFLGLLHMEIVQARLEREYSIDLISTAPTVIYEIEMINGKIIYLDSPSNFPNLNEIKQIKEPVVECNILLPPQFLGAIIKLCIEKRGVQTDMIYHTHQVLLKYNIPMNEVVLNFFDQLKSVSSGYASLEYDFKYFKPVKIAKIDILINAEKVDALTILSYYKHAPYRAREIVNKMKELIPRHQFDIAIQATINNSIVARTTIKQLRKNVLSKCYGGDVSRKKKLLQKQKDGKKRMKKIGNVKMPKTAFFSILNISKN; this is encoded by the coding sequence GTGAAAAATATAAGAAATTTTTCTATTATAGCTCATATTGATCATGGAAAATCGACCTTATCTGATCGATTAATACAAATATGTGGTGGATTGTCTGAAAGAGAAATGTCTAATCAAGTCTTAGATTCTATGGATTTAGAAAGAGAAAGAGGAATTACTATCAAAGCTCAGAGTGTCATGATTCAGTATAAAAATAATACAGGTAATATTTTTAATTTAAATTTTATTGATACTCCAGGTCATGTAGATTTTTCTTATGAAGTATCTAGATCATTATCTGCGTGTGAAGGAGCACTATTAGTAGTTGATTCTACTCAAGGAGTAGAAGCACAAACTTTAGCTAATTGTTATCATGCATTAGAAATGAACTTAGAAATAATTCCAGTATTAAACAAAATTGATTTACCAAATTCAAACATAGAAAAAACAACTAAAGAAATTGAAGACATAATAGGAATATCTTCGTCAAACATAATTAAATGTTCATCTAAAACAGGAGCAGGTATAAAAGAACTTATAGAAAGTATTATAACTGTAATACCCCCCCCTACAGGTAAAATAGATACTCCTCTTCAAGCTCTAATTATTGATTCATGGTTTGATAATTATCTAGGTGTAGTATCTTTAATAAGAATCAAAAATGGAATTTTATTTGAAAAAGATAAGATTGAAGTAATGAGCACTGGAAAAAATTATTTTGTTGATCAAATAGGTATTTTTACACCTAAAAAAATAAATAAAAAAGAATTAAAATGTGGAGAAGTAGGTTGGATTATTTGTGGTATTAAAAGTATTAATGCTGCTCCAGTAGGAGACACGTTAACAGTAGCACGAAATCCTGCCAAAAAGAGATTAACTGGATTTAAAAAAGTTAAACCTAAAATATATGCTGGTCTATTTCCGGTTACATCAGAGCAATATGAAACATTTAGAGACGCATTAGGAAAACTTAGTTTAAACGATTCTTCCTTGTTTTATGAGCCTGAAAATTCGACCGCTCTTGGATTTGGATTTAGATGTGGATTTTTAGGTTTATTGCATATGGAAATTGTTCAAGCACGTTTAGAGAGAGAATATTCTATTGATTTAATTTCTACTGCACCTACAGTTATTTATGAAATAGAAATGATTAATGGTAAAATAATTTATTTAGATAGTCCTTCTAATTTTCCTAATTTAAATGAAATTAAACAAATTAAAGAGCCTGTAGTTGAATGTAACATTTTATTACCTCCTCAATTTCTAGGTGCAATTATAAAACTATGCATAGAAAAAAGAGGTGTTCAAACTGATATGATTTATCACACACATCAGGTATTATTAAAATATAATATTCCAATGAATGAAGTAGTATTAAATTTTTTTGATCAATTGAAATCAGTATCTAGTGGATACGCTTCATTAGAATATGATTTTAAATATTTTAAACCCGTTAAAATAGCAAAAATAGATATATTAATTAATGCAGAAAAAGTAGATGCATTAACAATTCTTTCTTATTATAAACATGCACCGTATCGCGCACGTGAAATAGTTAATAAAATGAAAGAATTAATACCTCGACATCAATTCGATATTGCTATTCAAGCAACTATTAATAACTCTATTGTAGCACGAACAACTATTAAACAACTTAGAAAAAATGTATTATCAAAATGTTATGGTGGTGATGTAAGTAGAAAGAAAAAATTATTACAAAAACAAAAAGATGGAAAGAAACGAATGAAAAAAATAGGTAATGTTAAAATGCCAAAAACAGCATTTTTTTCAATTTTAAATATTAGTAAAAATTAA
- the mnmA gene encoding tRNA 2-thiouridine(34) synthase MnmA yields MIIRKNKKIIVAMSGGVDSSVTAWILKNKKYEVEGIFMKNWEEDDTEEYCNSAKDLFDAINVCKKLNIYLHKINLSEEYWETVFKDFLNQHKQGKTPNPDILCNKEIKFKCLFNYAIQELKANYFATGHYARIKRKNKQYFLLKGIDVKKDQTYFLYTLNDIQLEKILFPLGDLKKKEVRRIAEKINLEVANKKDSTGICFIEPKKIKKFLNRYLDDKKGDIVTTSGKIIGEHNGLFYYTLGQRKGLRIGGIKGQYNIPWYVVDKKIKKNILVVAQGSYNKHLMSIGLIAKNIHWINSKNKIIYPFSCMIKTRYHQKDINCSIEYLNNTHIKIIFQNPVPAVTPGQSVVLYLSEVCMGGGIIESRLPLL; encoded by the coding sequence ATGATAATAAGAAAAAATAAAAAAATAATTGTAGCAATGTCTGGAGGTGTAGACTCATCCGTAACTGCATGGATTTTAAAAAATAAAAAATATGAAGTAGAAGGTATATTTATGAAAAATTGGGAGGAAGATGATACAGAAGAATATTGTAATTCTGCCAAAGATTTATTTGATGCCATAAACGTATGTAAAAAATTAAATATATATCTTCACAAAATAAATTTATCTGAAGAATATTGGGAAACAGTTTTTAAAGATTTTTTAAATCAACACAAACAGGGAAAAACACCTAATCCAGATATATTATGTAATAAAGAAATTAAATTTAAGTGTTTATTTAACTATGCTATTCAAGAACTTAAAGCAAATTATTTTGCGACAGGTCATTATGCTCGTATAAAAAGAAAAAATAAACAATATTTTTTATTAAAGGGTATTGATGTTAAAAAAGATCAAACTTATTTTTTATATACTTTAAATGACATTCAGCTTGAAAAAATTTTATTTCCCCTTGGAGATTTAAAAAAGAAAGAAGTCAGAAGAATTGCCGAAAAAATTAATTTAGAAGTAGCTAACAAAAAAGATTCTACTGGAATTTGTTTTATTGAACCTAAAAAAATAAAAAAATTTTTGAATCGTTATCTTGATGATAAAAAAGGTGATATCGTAACAACTTCTGGAAAAATTATTGGAGAACATAATGGTCTTTTTTATTATACTTTAGGTCAAAGAAAAGGATTAAGAATTGGAGGAATAAAAGGACAGTATAATATTCCATGGTACGTAGTAGATAAAAAAATAAAAAAAAATATATTAGTTGTTGCACAAGGTTCTTACAATAAACATCTTATGTCTATAGGTTTAATTGCTAAAAATATTCATTGGATTAATAGTAAAAATAAAATTATTTACCCATTTTCTTGTATGATTAAAACAAGATATCATCAAAAAGATATTAATTGCAGTATAGAATATTTAAATAATACTCATATTAAAATCATATTTCAAAATCCAGTACCTGCAGTTACACCAGGACAGTCAGTTGTTTTATACCTATCAGAAGTTTGTATGGGAGGTGGAATTATTGAATCTAGATTACCATTATTGTGA
- the hflD gene encoding high frequency lysogenization protein HflD, which translates to MYSITLSLAGICQSAYLVQKLAYSGKCDNHAFVTCLKSILEINPTSLMKIYGNDEKNLNIGLEILISLLTLSNFSYSYIELIKYILNMIIIENKLKKNSNTLYSLKQKLLIISNKYHTDKNINILTYQLAELYLKNISSLGSRILVKGTKNFLENIAIQEKIRCLLFSGIRSVVLWKQFEGNEFKIIFFRKCIIKKAKIILYNLKNNI; encoded by the coding sequence ATCTATTCTATTACATTATCACTTGCAGGAATATGTCAATCAGCATACTTAGTACAAAAATTAGCTTATTCAGGAAAATGTGATAATCATGCTTTTGTAACATGTTTAAAAAGTATTTTAGAAATAAATCCCACTTCTTTAATGAAAATATATGGTAATGATGAAAAAAATTTAAATATAGGATTAGAAATTTTAATATCTCTTTTAACTCTTTCTAACTTTTCTTATTCATATATTGAATTAATTAAATATATTTTAAATATGATCATTATTGAAAATAAATTAAAAAAGAATAGCAATACGCTTTATTCACTAAAACAAAAATTATTAATTATATCTAACAAATATCATACTGATAAAAATATTAACATTTTAACATATCAATTAGCAGAGTTATATCTTAAAAACATTAGTTCTTTAGGTTCTCGTATTTTAGTTAAGGGAACAAAAAATTTTCTAGAAAATATTGCAATACAAGAAAAAATTCGATGTTTATTATTTTCAGGAATTCGTTCTGTTGTTTTATGGAAACAATTTGAAGGAAATGAATTTAAAATAATATTTTTTAGAAAATGTATTATTAAAAAAGCAAAAATAATACTATATAATTTAAAAAATAATATTTAA